The following nucleotide sequence is from Deltaproteobacteria bacterium.
CCCTGCGCGAGCCGCTCGCGAATCAGCGACGCGTATCCGACCAGCGCCGAGACGGGGTTTCCGACCTCGTGCGCGACGCCCGCAGCGAGCCGACCGACGGTGGCGAGCTTCTCGCTCCGCGCCAGATCCGCGCGCGCCTCGCGCAGCTCGCGGTTGGTCGTCTCCAGCTCCTCGATCTGCGCCCGCGTCCGCGCGCGCTCCTCACGCAGTCTCTGGGCAAGACGATTGACCGCCCCGCCCACGCGGCCGACGGCGTCGCCACCCTCGGGGAGCAGCGTCGCTCCTCCATTCTCGGCGCCCACCGCTGCCAGCGCGGCGTCGATCGTGTCGACCCGGCGCGCGATTCCCCGCTCGAGCATCCAGCTCGCCAGCACCACGAGCATGGCGACGAACAGCGCAAGGGTCGCCAGGATCCGCAGCGAGAGCGACGAGAGCTGCTGGCGGACGGGACGCAGATCGTGGCGCAGCTCGATGCTGCCACCCGCGACGTTCTCGCAGAGCACGATCGCTTCACCGTCGCGCTGCACGCGCGCAGGGCAGGGTGCTGATTTGAAACCGGCCGCCGCCACCTCCGCGCACCCGGTCGCGACGCATGCCGAGCGAATCTGCGCCAGCCTCTCGCGGGCGTCCGCGACGGACCGCGCGTACATCGCGTCGCGGACCTGCAGGATCACGACGATGCACAGCGGAGCCAGTGGAACCAGCGCCGCGGCGAGGATCATCGCGAACAGCCGCAGTCGCAAGCTGGCGCGGTCGCCGGTCACGATACCAGCCGGAACATCAGATGGTTCCAGCTGGTGACCAGCCGATCGCCGAAGAAGAGGAATTCGAGCGCTGAGAGCGACAGGAACGGCCCGTAGGGAACCGCGTGCTTCGGCGGAACCCATTCCCCATCGGCCGGCGGAGCTGCAGCCTCGGGTGGGGAGGCGCGGTCCTTCCCGCGGGATGCAAGAACGATGGTGCCGGCGATCGCGCCCTGCACCGCGGACAGCAGCGTCACCGGCAGCAGCGCGGGCCAGCCGAGCCACGCGCCGATCGCCGCGATCAGCCAGACGTCCCCCCAGCCCATGGTTTCGCGCTTGA
It contains:
- a CDS encoding two-component sensor histidine kinase; this encodes MTGDRASLRLRLFAMILAAALVPLAPLCIVVILQVRDAMYARSVADARERLAQIRSACVATGCAEVAAAGFKSAPCPARVQRDGEAIVLCENVAGGSIELRHDLRPVRQQLSSLSLRILATLALFVAMLVVLASWMLERGIARRVDTIDAALAAVGAENGGATLLPEGGDAVGRVGGAVNRLAQRLREERARTRAQIEELETTNRELREARADLARSEKLATVGRLAAGVAHEVGNPVSALVGYASLIRERLAQGRDVSEYAGRIERETRRIDRILRDLLDLARPPAQLQAIDLRRAVELARASVAPQQANVAFELELARDLPQVRGDEHYVSQIFVNLLSNAAHAGASRVRVSARAEPGTVIVEVEDDGAGIPPHALPRLFEPFFTTGEPGQGTGLGLALCHASMERFGGSISGANRRSGRGAVFEVRFLSEAARRAG